In a single window of the Lodderomyces elongisporus chromosome 4, complete sequence genome:
- the APE1 gene encoding metalloaminopeptidase ape1 (MEROPS:MER0001255) — protein MSTVNIDDILKGISDSLSKLQEQQARQKELSLAAKDSPNNISCDLASVNSQSKYTSEYYEAIAKDYIEFTYKNPTIYHVVNHFASQLENNGFKYKSEKDSWLDIKPGKYYTTRNGSSLAAFVVGKDWSPEKGVGAIGSHIDALTTVLKPNSTKEKVDGYELLGVAPYAGTLGNIWWDRDLGIGGRLLVKDSKGKITQKLVDSSPSPIAHIPSLAPHFGLPANDLNKETKAVPVVGFSSKTQKEDEPTEAEKNAPLFGKHSLKLLRYIAKLANVKVESISQWDLQLYDVQKGTFGGLDKEFVFAPRVDDRVCSYAALNAIIDASNENLLKSDSLTVVGLYDNEEVGSLTRAGAKGGILELVVERVLASEYFNPNQSGIQDALRVTYANSIILSADVNHLFNPNFNEVYLEHHKPVPNTGITISLDPNGHMATDSIGLSLLEDLAKQNDDKVQYFQIRNDSRSGGTIGPSISTQTGARTIDVGIPQLSMHSIRATLGSKDIGLGIKFFTGFFNNWRKTYDNYVDL, from the coding sequence ATGTCAACCGTTAATATTGACGATATTTTAAAGGGAATCTCAGATTCATTGAGCAAGCTTCAGGAACAACAAGCACGTCAAAAAGAACTCAGTTTGGCTGCCAAAGATTCCCCAAATAATATCTCCTGTGATTTAGCATCTGTCAATTCCCAATCAAAGTATACTTCAGAGTACTACGAAGCAATTGCCAAGGATTACATAGAATTCACGTATAAAAATCCAACAATTTACCACGTTGTCAACCATTTTGCCTCGCAATTAGAAAATAACGGCTTCAAGTACAAGTCCGAAAAGGATTCATGGTTGGATATCAAACCCGGAAAGTACTACACCACAAGAAATGGCTCATCGCTTGCAGCTTTTGTAGTTGGTAAGGACTGGTCGCCAGAAAAGGGTGTCGGAGCCATTGGTTCTCATATCGATGCGCTCACCACTGTTTTGAAACCAAATTCCACCAAGGAGAAAGTTGACGGATATGAATTGCTCGGGGTAGCACCATATGCAGGTACTTTGGGAAACATCTGGTGGGATAGAGATTTAGGAATTGGTGGCAGGTTATTGGTGAAAGACTCCAAAGGTAAAATCACTCAAAAGTTAGTTGACTCGTCACCCAGTCCTATTGCTCACATCCCAAGCTTAGCACCTCACTTTGGCTTACCAGCAAATGACTTGAACAAAGAGACCAAAGCAGTTCCTGTGGTTGGATTTTCAAGTAAAacacaaaaagaagatgaacCAACAGAGGCTGAGAAAAATGCTCCATTATTCGGTAAGCATTCTTTGAAACTATTACGCTACATTGCAAAGCTAGCAAATGTCAAAGTAGAATCCATTTCTCAGTGGGACTTGCAATTGTATGATGTCCAAAAGGGGACTTTTGGTGGGCTTGACAAggagtttgtttttgctccTAGAGTCGATGATAGGGTTTGTTCCTACGCCGCTTTGAATGCCATTATTGATGCAAGCAACGAAAATTTGCTCAAAAGCGATTCCTTGACTGTTGTTGGCTTATATGACAACGAAGAAGTGGGAAGCTTGACAAGAGCTGGCGCTAAGGGCGGGATCTTGGAGCTTGTTGTCGAAAGAGTGTTGGCATCAGAGTATTTCAATCCAAATCAATCTGGTATACAAGATGCTTTAAGAGTCACATATGCAAACTCTATTATCTTATCAGCTGATGTCAACCATTTGTTTAATCCAAATTTCAACGAAGTTTATTTGGAACACCACAAACCCGTTCCAAATACCGGTATTACTATTTCTTTGGATCCTAATGGCCATATGGCAACTGACTCTATCGGTTTGTCTTTGTTGGAGGATTTAGCTAAGCAGAACGATGACAAAGTCCAGTACTTCCAGATTAGAAATGACAGTAGATCTGGTGGCACTATTGGGCCATCTATCTCAACCCAAACTGGCGCAAGAACGATTGACGTTGGAATTCCACAGTTGTCAATGCATTCAATCAGAGCTACTCTTGGATCGAAAGATATTGGGTTGGGAATCAAGTTCTTCACCGgatttttcaacaactgGAGAAAGACATACGATAATTATGTGGATTTGTAG
- the PSP2 gene encoding polymerase suppressor, translated as MAFGGSWADTEVDMASISVPIEKPYGYNDGYSRSPGLGGAGNVGLGGGAFQGGIGPPYIVKLLNLPVTANDAFVQDLFQSRFTPFVKFKILTDPSSNILETHIIKQVAFVELESAQDAQKALKWHDLYYKGTRRVIVEVADFNDFRHCIQFNQEHADEIHRIQQEFLLQKQQSRQPRHMALLDELDKRGPRAGFSAVHGHGYQQHQHQHQHQHQHQHQHQYPSSHNQPPAHYNQHQYPLRDIGGPRSPERTYNSSHHSQNQSFDTQFPAHKPGLAQPTLSQLHDKTQLNSHTSTEAHKSKPNPFGAAKPVDTVTKQIEIEKKLINLNKTTVQTLGDDSDIDVESTIKQFHESALHPRRESFNRRMSNERRHSVSILRRQSQESAPATNQHQNHSQTAQSNNGGEKQSETTAKYTAAPSPRNEFIANGTGKSLAQLLSEQSDLVTKSSGKSTPNNITPKPATAKPVILKKKSVLSPQPQKLEINSQEGNITTQKIAEAGKESVSSQKEKQSFTNVDGGNDNSSSLAEIGDARSSTLRKQEDFSKPQKQEGPSWRLRQSGTQGQEKQEQEEQSKELERTQTLSLAEPASDKGQVYHSRKPLRASKSKRGDDDRPNFKNLDFLVQKSTQRKNASTPFHTTKESNLQSNNSSYDTKGSSSFEKQQPTIAGHASQQPFEDDFNLPMQDVDTGSVSNEEHIPRKFRSYQQQSDQSQRQTQSASATPAISSTSFSTSGDTVPNTRAVSAEVTLSNVDNLAANPKSSPTHTEVSTVDRTINTNGEQEHKAGEVDGNFPKTNADSEEKEHLEYANGVPRSPYRGRGRGSGRSRGPGRGRGRGSGIVFDDNIHSNTTGRGGFVRRGSDDQGASTISGEESREVERSNEETWSRGRGSGRGGRGWRGGRGRGRGRTGARGRGRGHGGMGSEGPVTELSTDAGSR; from the exons ATGG CATTTGGTGGATCCTGGGCAGATACTGAAGTCGATATGGCATCGATTTCAGTTCCTATTGAAAAACCGTACGGTTATAATGACGGGTATTCTCGAAGCCCCGGACTAGGTGGGGCTGGAAATGTAGGACTTGGAGGAGGGGCTTTTCAAGGCGGTATTGGTCCTCCATATATAGTGAAGTTACTCAACCTTCCGGTCACAGCAAACGATGCATTTGTACAGGACTTATTTCAGAGCCGGTTTACGCCGTTTGTTAAATTCAAGATATTAACAGACCCTTCATCCAACATTTTGGAAACACATATTATCAAACAAGTGGCATTTGTCGAGCTCGAGTCCGCACAGGATGCACAAAAAGCATTGAAATGGCACGATTTGTATTACAAAGGAACAAGAAGAGTCATTGTTGAAGTTGCGGATTTCAATGACTTTCGTCATTGCATTCAATTTAACCAGGAACATGCCGATGAGATTCATCGTATTCAACAGGAATTTTTATTGCAGAAGCAGCAACTGAGGCAACCAAGACATATGGCTTTATTGGATGAGCTTGACAAAAGAGGACCGAGAGCTGGGTTTTCCGCGGTTCATGGCCACGGatatcaacaacaccaacaccaacaccaacaccaacaccaacaccaacaccaacaccaatacCCGTCATCTCATAATCAACCACCAGCTCATTATAATCAACACCAATATCCACTACGAGACATTGGTGGGCCACGTTCTCCGGAAAGAACTTACAATAGTTCCCACCATCTGCAAAACCAGTCTTTTGACACTCAATTTCCAGCCCACAAACCCGGGCTTGCACAACCTACTTTAAGCCAATTGCACGACAAAACGCAACTAAACTCTCACACGTCTACTGAAGCTCACAAATCAAAACCCAATCCATTTGGTGCAGCAAAACCTGTGGATACAgtaacaaaacaaattgagattgaaaaaaaactaattAATTTAAATAAAACCACTGTTCAAACATTGGGTGATGATTCCGATATTGACGTCGAGAGCACCATTAAACAATTTCACGAGAGCGCTTTACATCCAAGAAGGGAGAGTTTCAACAGAAGAATGTCAAATGAACGCAGACACTCTGTTTCAATATTAAGAAGACAGTCGCAAGAATCAGCGCCAGCAACTAATCAACACCAAAATCATTCACAAACTGCGCAGTCAAACAATGGTGGTGAAAAGCAGTCTGAAACTActgcgaaatatacagcaGCACCCTCACCAAGAAACGAATTCATAGCCAATGGTACGGGCAAGTCATTAGCGCAATTACTTAGCGAACAATCAGATCTTGTTACGAAGTCTTCGGGCAAAAGTACTCCAAATAATATCACTCCAAAACCTGCGACGGCCAAGCCGGTAattttaaagaagaaatcgGTCTTGTCCCCACAACctcaaaaacttgaaattaATTCTCAAGAAGGAAACATCACGACACAAAAAATAGCGGAGGCAGGAAAAGAATCGGTGTCGCTGcagaaagagaaacaatCATTCACGAACGTAGATGGTGGAAATGACAATAGTAGTTCTCTAGCGGAAATAGGTGATGCGAGACTGTCAACATTGCGAAAGCAGGAAGACTTTAGCAAGCCGCAAAAGCAAGAAGGACCAAGCTGGAGGTTGAGGCAATCGGGCACTCAAGGTCAAGAAAAACAGGAACAAGAGGAACAGTCGAAAGAATTAGAGAGAACACAGACTTTATCACTTGCTGAACCCGCTAGTGATAAGGGCCAAGTATATCATTCAAGAAAACCATTGAGAGCATCAAAATCTAAACGTGGCGATGATGATAGACCAAATTTTAAGAATTTAGATTTTTTGGTACAAAAATCCacgcaaagaaaaaacgcATCTACACCATTTCACACTACGAAGGAGTCAAACTTACAATCAAATAACTCATCATATGATACAAAAGGTTCATCGTCATTTGAGAAGCAACAACCTACAATTGCAGGACATGCTCTGCAACAGCCTTTTGAAGATGATTTTAATTTACCCATGCAGGATGTCGACACCGGTTCCGTAAGCAACGAAGAGCACATACCTAGAAAATTTCGTTCCTACCAGCAGCAACTGGATCAAAGCCAAAGACAAACTCAACTGGCCTCAGCCACTCCTGCAATTTCTTCGACGTCCTTCTCAACACTGGGAGATACAGTTCCTAACACAAGAGCAGTTTCTGCTGAAGTAACCCTTTCTAATGTAGACAATCTTGCAGCTAATCCAAAATCTAGTCCCACTCACACTGAAGTATCAACCGTCGATAGAACCATTAACACTAATGGCGAGCAAGAACATAAAGCAGGTGAAGTTGATGgaaattttccaaaaacgAATGCAGATtcagaggaaaaagagcaCCTCGAGTATGCAAATGGTGTCCCGCGATCTCCCTATAGAGGGCGAGGCAGAGGGTCTGGTCGAAGTCGTGGACCTGGACGTGGGCGTGGACGTGGTAGCGGCATTGTATTTGATGACAACATCCATAGTAATACAACAGGACGCGGTGGTTTTGTAAGACGTGGTAGTGATGATCAAGGTGCAAGCACTATTAGCGGTGAAGAAAGCAGAGAGGTTGAAAGAAGTAACGAAGAAACTTGGAgcagaggaagaggaagtgGCAGAGGAGGGAGAGGATGGAGAGGAGGAAGGGGAAGGGGAAGGGGAAGGACAGGTGCGAGAGGGCGTGGTAGAGGCCATGGAGGCATGGGTAGTGAAGGACCAGTAACTGAACTCAGTACCGATGCTGGCTCAAGATGA
- the GPA2 gene encoding Guanine nucleotide-binding protein alpha-2 subunit, whose product MGLCSSKDASEKNTPHSQQTTQSKRQEQRSALQQQQQQQNQQTSPQQLSQPENSNHIAPKHEAIGSGSDVDHSNGSTLSTGDPLSTTTANGNDRHLQQQQQQQQQQQQQQYVQEQQVSTPKINQSKKSNDATVTSTLNGSRSSTNQNPVDIAARSNTLKEVKILLLGSGESGKSTVVKQMKILHQEGFSVEELYEYKPFVYKNIMDCIKNVINAIIELQPELIKPNAKIDDVNGVANGEVGNGHADAAAMTGASNGTTTISNKINNNIENTTAVQPHMHVLDYDALQEVLNYEIILDGTNDTTFDAEIASKIEAIYNHPEVKEFMIHKQGQFYLIDSTEYFLTNLHRIVQPDYIPSTTDILHTRKKTSGIFDFNFDMGNGLNIHLFDVGGQRSERKKWIHCFDNVTLIIFCVALSEYDQVLLEENNQNRLEESLALFDSVVNSRWFARTSIVLFLNKIDVFAEKLQYSPLEAHFPDYTGGNNINKAAKYILWRFNQVNRSGLNIYPHVTQATDTSNIKLVMAAVKETIMENSLKDSGII is encoded by the coding sequence atGGGTTTATGTTCATCTAAGGATGCCTCAGAAAAGAATACACCACATTCTCAACAAACGACCCAGCTGAAACGACAGGAGCAGAGACTGgcattacaacaacaacaacaacagcaaaatcaacaaacttCTCCTCAACAATTGAGTCAACCCGAAAATCTGAATCATATAGCACCCAAACATGAGGCAATTGGGTCAGGTTCAGATGTAGATCACTCTAATGGGTCTACATTATCGACTGGTGATCCCTTATCAACTACTACAGCAAATGGTAACGATCGACATcttcaacagcaacagcaacaacaacaacaacaacagcaacaacaatatgtacaagaacaacaagtaTCTACTccaaaaataaatcaatcaaaaaaGAGCAATGACGCAACTGTCACCTCTACACTCAATGGATCCAGATCATCCACCAACCAAAACCCCGTAGACATTGCCGCGAGACTGAATACTCTAAAGGAAGTTAAAATCTTACTTTTGGGCTCGGGCGAAAGTGGTAAATCAACTGTGGTTAAGCAAATGAAAATCTTGCACCAGGAGGGATTCTCTGTCGAAGAATTATACGAATATAAGCCCTttgtatacaaaaacatCATGGATTGCATCAAAAACGTTATCAATGCAATCATTGAATTACAACCGGAATTGATTAAACCAAACGCAAAAATTGATGACGTCAACGGCGTAGCCAATGGCGAAGTGGGGAATGGTCATGCAGACGCAGCAGCTATGACCGGAGCTAGCAATGGCACAACTACTATATCCAATAAGATTAACAATAACATTGAAAATACTACGGCAGTACAACCTCACATGCACGTGCTAGATTATGATGCACTCCAGGAAGTTTTAAATTATGAAATTATTTTAGACGGAACTAACGATACTACATTCGACGCCGAAATAGCAAGCAAAATAGAAGCGATCTACAACCATCCTGAAGTCAAGGAATTCATGATACACAAACAAGGACAATTTTACCTCATTGATTCTACCGAATATTTTCTCACAAATTTGCATCGTATTGTACAACCAGACTATATACCGTCAACAACAGATATATTGCATACGCGTAAAAAGACCTCCGGTATATTTGATTTCAACTTTGATATGGGCAACGGTTTAAACATTCATTTGTTTGATGTTGGAGGACAACGGTCTGAACGTAAAAAGTGGATTCACTGTTTTGACAATGTTACATTAATCATTTTCTGTGTTGCACTAAGCGAGTACGATCAGGTTTTGCTTGAGGAAAACAACCAGAATCGCTTAGAAGAGTCTCTTGCATTGTTTGACTCTGTAGTCAACTCCAGATGGTTTGCTAGGACTAGCATAGTTCTATTTTTGAATAAAATCGATGTATTTGCAGAGAAGTTGCAATATTCACCGCTTGAAGCCCATTTCCCAGATTATACAGGAGGAAATAATATCAACAAAGCAGCAAAATACATCTTGTGGAGGTTTAACCAAGTCAATCGATCCGGATTGAATATATATCCTCACGTAACGCAGGCTACTGATACTTCCAACATCAAATTAGTCATGGCTGCTGTGAAGGAGACAATTATGGAAAATTCATTGAAAGACTCAGGAATAATTTAA